Within Sorangiineae bacterium MSr11367, the genomic segment AACTTCTTTTCTCGTTGCAGAGCAAGCCCGAGGCGCTCGCGCTGTCCGACAAGTACGTATTTTGGACCATCAACGTGGGCGGCTACCCGTTCGAAGGTACGTGGCGTGTCTCCAAGCAGGGCGGCGAGCCGCTGCCCACCAGGCCGCTCGTCGGGATAGGTGGAGCCGGCCCCGTGGCCATTGCCAATGACAATTTGGTGACCGGCACGCACGGCGGCGTGATTTCCATCAACTCGCCGGACACGGGCGAGGTTCGCAATGCGCCGCAGGGGCTGGGGAATGTCACCAGCCTCGCCGCTTCGGGTACCACCCTGTTCTACACCAATGAGACCGACGGCAAGATTATGAAAGCGGTCATCGGCTCGCAAAGCGCGGCCGAATCGTTCGAGGCCGCATCGGCCGAGAAGCCGTCCCTTCTTTACTTCGACAGCGACACCCTGCATTGGGCCGTCACCACCAGCAACGGAACGACCATCCGGTCCAAATGCAACGGTGACGATTGTGAGACCAGGAACATCCTCGTTCAACGCGGCGATTTCCAGGCATTTGCCGTGCGAAACGGCGCCATGTACTGGACGGTCAATGAAGGTAACACCGGAGCGGTGTACAGATGTTCTGATATGTCGAGTTGCCAGGGGCAATCTGCTTCGCTCTGGAAGGGGAACGCACAAGTTTCCCGTATTGCGGTGGACGACTCTCATATCTACGCGGCGGCGCGGCGCGATACCGGTGGTTGCATCGTGAAGGCCGCGCGCTGACGTTGGATAGAGGAATATCCGAGCGGGCATCGAGCGATCCTCAAGCAAGGTAGTTAGTCGGTATCCGTAGCGGTGTCGAGGCGAAGAGGTTCGCAGCCTTGCTATGCAAACCGTGCGCACATCGTCGTTGGCCACCTAGGACAAGTTCTGTCCTCGAGGGATGACCCGAGGGGCCGATTTTGGACGATTCGAACCATGTCTCGGCCACACCGGTGACGTTTCGCATTACAAGATGCGTGCCTTCCGGGAGGACCTCGGTCGGACCCGTGGTGGATCAAATCGACCAGCCGCCGGTCCGGCACGAGCACCCCGAAACAGGGCGTTCGTACATAACGCGCCATGGCGACGCAGGATCGACGGCGCAACGAAGCCTTGCTTGGCCCGTCAGTCCATCGAAATATTAACCATTGCGCAGGTCGACACTTTCGATTGGATGCCGGCTGGCCGAAGGACCATCCTTCCGCCCTGGAGGTTTCTGTGGACAAACTCGGACCAACGCCGCCTTTCCGGGTCTGCGATGTGCGGGGGCGAAGCGTCATGCCGGCCACGTTCGCCGGGCAGACCGTGATTCTCGCGTTCTTCGATGCGTGCGGCTGGCAGCATGCTTCGGAGTCGGCGTATCGCGCCCTTCGTGCGGAGCTGCGCGGATTGGGCGCGGTTCTCGTCATCGTGTCGCACGATGGCATTTGGTCCTTTCGCCCGGACGACGATTTGGAGCTTTGCGTCGGGCGCGACGAGATCGATACCGCGCAATGGGACGCACTGCGCGGGCGCTACGGCGTGCGCCCGGGGGTTCCCTCGTTTTTCATCATCGATGGGGAGTCGGTGTTGCGCGGCTCGCACCAGCTGCCCACCCATGCACCGCCGTCGATCGACTCGTTGGTAACGGCTCTTTCGGCGGCCGGTCGCGCGGTCGTTCGCGAGTTCTCGGTGTCGCGGCGCGAGCTCGTTCTTTCGAGCTTGCTCGCAGTGTTCGCCGTGGCCTTGGTGAACGCATGCGCCGGGCGCGCAAACGACGTAGGGCCCGGTCCGCAGGTTCCCTCCGCCGGCGGTGGGGCGTCCGGCACCGAGTTGGACGTGACCTTGAACGTCAACGGCGAAGCGCGTCACTTGCGCATCGAGCCACGGGTCTCGCTGCTCGACGCGTTGCGCGAGCGGTGCGGGCTCACGGGGACGAAAAAGGGATGCGACCACGGGCAGTGCGGTGCGTGCACGGTCCTCATCGACGGCCGCCGTGTGCACGCGTGCTTGACCCTCGCCGTGATGGCGCGCGGCAAGATCACCACCATCGAGGGACTCGCGCGCGGTGAGCAACTCCACCCGATGCAGGCGGCGTTCGTCGAGTGCGATGGCCTGCAGTGCGGCTACTGCACGCCGGGCCAAATCATGAGCGCCATCGGCCTTCTCGGCGAGGGGCACGCCAAATCCGACGACGAAGTGCGCGAGGAAATGAGCGGCAATATCTGTCGTTGTGGTGCGTATTCCAACATCGTTTCCGCGATTCAACTCGCGCGCGGGAGGTCCGCATGATTCCCTTCGGCTACACGCGTCCGGCCGACGAGGCGGCCGCCCTCCACGCCGGAGCGACATCGGGGGTGGCCTTCATCGCCGGCGGCACCGGCATGGTCGATCTCATGCGCCTCGGCGTGGAAACGCCGGCGACCCTGGTCGATCTCAATGCGCTGCCCTGGACGAAGATCGAGAAGACGGCCGAAGGAAGCCTGTCCATCGGGGCGCTGGTCAAAAATAGCGATTTGGCCTGGCACCCGGAGGTGCGTTCCCGCTATCCGGTTTTGGCCGAAGCCCTTTTGGCCGGCGCATCTCCGCAGTTGCGCAACATGGCCACTGTGGGGGGCAACCTTCTGCAGCGAACGCGCTGCGCCTACTTTCGCGATATCGGTGTTTCGGCTTGCAACAAGCGCACACCCGGCTCGGGCTGCGCCGCCCTGAACGGCGATTTCGTGCGCATGCACGCCATCCTCGGCGGCAGTGAGCATTGCATCGCGCTGCACCCTTCGGACATGTGCGTGGCCCTGGTCGCGCTCGATGCGGTGGTGCACGTGCGCGGGCCCCGGGGCGATCGCGCGGTGCCGGTGGGCGAGTTCCACGTCGTGCCGGGCGCGCATCCGGAGGTGGAGAGCGTCCTTTCCCGCGGTGAATTGGTGACCGGCATCACCTTGCCGCCGGCCCCCTTCGGCGCGCGCTCGGCGTACGTCAAAGTGCGGGATCGCGCATCGTACGCCTTTGCATTGGCCTCCGCGGCGGCGTCGCTTCATCTGGACAATGGCTTCGTTCGGGACGTGCGCGTGGCGCTGGGCGGAGTGGCCACCAAGCCATGGCGAAGCCAAGAAGCGGAGCAATCGTTGCGCGGGCAACGGCCTTCGCATGCGCTCTTCGAGCGCGCGGCCGCCGCAGCCTTGAAGGATGCGCGCACGCGGCCGGGCAACGAGTTCAAGGTGCCCCTCGCCCAACGGGTCCTCGTACGTGCGCTGGAGCGTGCAGGAGGTATCGCATGAGTGAATCGGTCGTGGGCAAAGGCATCGACCGCCTCGATGCCATACTCAAGGTGACCGGCAAGGCCGAATACCCTGCCGAAACCGGCGTTGCCAACGTTGCGCATGCGGCGGTCGTCACCAGCACCATCACGCGGGGACGCATTTCCGCCCTCGACACTCGCGCCGCGGAGCGTGCACCCGGCGTGCTCGCAGTGGTGTCGCATTTGAATGCGCCGAAGCTCCCGGGGATCGACAAGAGAACGACCCCCGTCGACCCGGCGCTCCAGCTCTTTCAGAACGACAAAGTCGTTTACAACGATCAACCGGTGGCCCTGGTGGTGGCCGATTCGCTGGAGCGCGCCCGCCACGCCGCCACCTTGGTCGTCCCCCGGTACGAGAGCGCCTCGTTCACCGTGGACATGAACAGGGAAACGCCGCGCGCTTACGCACCGCCGAATTCGCGATTCCCATTGGACTCGCAGCGCGGGGACGTGCGCGCGGGTCTTGCGGCCGCCAAGGTGCGCATCGAGCAGAGCTACACCACGCCCATCGAGCATCACAATCCTATGGAGCCTCACGCGGCCATCGTCATTTGGCAGGGCGCGGACCACGCCACGGTGTACGTGACCACGCAGGGCATCTTCTTCGTTCGTCAGCGGTTTGCCTCCCTATTTGGCATTCCCAAAGAGAATGTGCGCGTCATATCGCATTACATTGGCGGCGGTTTCGGCTGCAAAGGCGTACCCTGGGTGTACGCGCCGCTGGCCGGTCTGGCCGCCAAGGTGGTCGGCCGCGGCGTGAAGCTCGTAGTGACGCGGCAACAAATGTTTTCCCTGGTGGGACACCGTTCAGCCACGTTGCAAAAGGTCGCGCTTGGGGCCGACGCGAGCGGCAAGCTGACCGCGATTTCGCACGACGTCGTTTCGGCGAGCTCGCGGGTCGACGAATTCGTGGAGCCGGCGGCGGTGCAGACGCGCATGCTCTACGCCTGCCCCAACACGAGCACCAGCCACCGGCTCGTCCGCCTCGACATTCCGACGCCCACCTTCACGCGCGCGCCGGGGGAGGCCGTGGGCACGTTTGCGCTGGAATCCGCGATGGACGAACTCGCCGAGGCGCTCCAAATGGATCCCATCGCACTTCGATTGCGCAATTATGCGGAGACCGATCCGGAGAAGAAGTTGCCGTGGTCGAGCAAATCGCTGCGCGAATGCTACCGGCGCGGCGCCGAAAAATTCGGCTGGCCCGCGCGCCGCCCGCCACCGCGCAGCGTGCGAGATGGTCGGTGGTTGGTCGGCTGGGGCATGGCCACGGCAACGTATCCGGCGAACCAGAGCGATGCCTCCGCGGTGGCCCGGGTGAGGGCCGATGGTACGGCCCTCGTGCAAGCCGGCTCGCAAGACATCGGTACCGGGACGTACACGATCATGACGCAGATTGCGGCCGACGCGCTCACCCTGCCCATGGACAAGGTGCGTTTCGAGCTGGGCGATACGACGTTTCCCGAGACGCCGAACTCGGGTGGCTCGCGCACGGCCTCCAGCGTCGGATCCGCGGTGAAAATGGCCGCGCTCGCCGTGCGAAGGAAGCTCGCCGAAGTCGCGGTGGCCGATCCGAAGTCCCCGCTCCACGGCCTCGAGGTCGAAGGGTTGGACGCCGCCGACGGTGCGCTGTACGCGAAGGGCAACCGCGCGCGAAGGGATCCGTTTTCCGACATCGTGACCCGCAGCGGTGCCCCGGAAATCGCCGTGCAGGTGGACAACAAGGAAAAGGAAGACCGCAAACGCTACTCGACCCATTCGTTCGGCGCGCAGTTCGTCGAGGTCAAGGTGGACGAGTCCCTGGGCACCGTCCGGGTGAGCCGCTTCGTGGGTGCGTTCGCCGGGGGAAAAATCCTCAATGCAAAAACGGCCCGGAGCCAATTCCAGGGAGGCATCGTCTGGGGCATCGGGCTTGCGCTCCACGAGAGCACCCACCGCGACGAGCGACTGGGGCGCATCGTCACCCGCGATTTGGCCGACTACCACGTCCCGGTGCACGCCGACATCCCGCCCATCGACGTCATCATGGTCAACGAAACCGACCCCTACGTGAACGAGATCGGCTCCAAGGGCATCGGTGAGATCGGCATCACCGGCGTCGGCGCCGCCATCGCCAACGCCGTCTACCACGCTACCGGCCGCCGCATCCGCGACCTCCCGATCACGCCTGACAAGCTATTGTGAATGACCTAATTTGCACTCCGTGGAATTGAGTGCGCTGGAACGTCGGGTGATCGACGCGGTCGATTCGAACGAGCTGATGGCCGATCTCGAAGCGCTGGTGGCCATTCCGAGCATCGGTGGCTCGGACGCCGAGCACGATGTGCAGGCGTGGTGCGCGCAAAGGCTCGCGCAGCTCGGCGCCGAGGTCGATCACTGGCAGATGGACCTGGGGGAGCTGCTCGCGCGCCCCGATTTCCCCGGCCAAGAGGTGACCCGGCGCGAGGCGTACGGTTGCGTGGGCACGCTGGGCGGGGACGGGAAAAGCGGGGGCGGGAGTCCGGCCCTGGTGCTGTGCGGACACGTCGACGTGGTGCCGCCAGGTCATCTCGATGGATGGCCCGACCGCGCCCCGTGGACCTTGCGCATCTCCAACGGCGTCATCGCCGGGCGGGGCACGTGCGACATGAAAGGGGGACTCGCCGCGATTTTCGGTGCGGTCGCGGCACTGGCCCGCGCCGGTGTTCGGCTTCGCAGGCCCCTCGCGGTGCATGCCGTCGTGGGCGAAGAAGACGGCGGGCTCGGGGCCTTCGCCACGCTTCTCCGCGGCCACCTGGGCGATGCGTGCGTCATTGCCGAGCCCACCGCGGGGGCGATCGTCCCGGCGAACGCCGGCTCACTGACGTTCCAACTCGACGTACCCGGTCAAGCGGCGCACGGCTCGACGCGCACCCTCGGCGTGAGCGCGATCGACAAGCTTTCCGTGTTGCTGTCCGCGCTTCGCGAGCTGGAAGTGCATCGC encodes:
- a CDS encoding xanthine dehydrogenase family protein subunit M translates to MIPFGYTRPADEAAALHAGATSGVAFIAGGTGMVDLMRLGVETPATLVDLNALPWTKIEKTAEGSLSIGALVKNSDLAWHPEVRSRYPVLAEALLAGASPQLRNMATVGGNLLQRTRCAYFRDIGVSACNKRTPGSGCAALNGDFVRMHAILGGSEHCIALHPSDMCVALVALDAVVHVRGPRGDRAVPVGEFHVVPGAHPEVESVLSRGELVTGITLPPAPFGARSAYVKVRDRASYAFALASAAASLHLDNGFVRDVRVALGGVATKPWRSQEAEQSLRGQRPSHALFERAAAAALKDARTRPGNEFKVPLAQRVLVRALERAGGIA
- a CDS encoding (2Fe-2S)-binding protein: MDVTLNVNGEARHLRIEPRVSLLDALRERCGLTGTKKGCDHGQCGACTVLIDGRRVHACLTLAVMARGKITTIEGLARGEQLHPMQAAFVECDGLQCGYCTPGQIMSAIGLLGEGHAKSDDEVREEMSGNICRCGAYSNIVSAIQLARGRSA
- a CDS encoding ArgE/DapE family deacylase gives rise to the protein MELSALERRVIDAVDSNELMADLEALVAIPSIGGSDAEHDVQAWCAQRLAQLGAEVDHWQMDLGELLARPDFPGQEVTRREAYGCVGTLGGDGKSGGGSPALVLCGHVDVVPPGHLDGWPDRAPWTLRISNGVIAGRGTCDMKGGLAAIFGAVAALARAGVRLRRPLAVHAVVGEEDGGLGAFATLLRGHLGDACVIAEPTAGAIVPANAGSLTFQLDVPGQAAHGSTRTLGVSAIDKLSVLLSALRELEVHRNANPDPWLAHLEMPYPLSVGIVRAGDWASTVPDRAIAEGRYGVRLGESVDTARREFEAAVARACSADPWLASHPARVQWPGGVFASGRLPEQHPLTAELSNAVAALGGRPPAVLGAPYGSDLRLYMGAGVPTVQFGPGDIRFAHALDEHVTRSDIEHAARAFALLALRRCGASP
- a CDS encoding xanthine dehydrogenase family protein molybdopterin-binding subunit translates to MSESVVGKGIDRLDAILKVTGKAEYPAETGVANVAHAAVVTSTITRGRISALDTRAAERAPGVLAVVSHLNAPKLPGIDKRTTPVDPALQLFQNDKVVYNDQPVALVVADSLERARHAATLVVPRYESASFTVDMNRETPRAYAPPNSRFPLDSQRGDVRAGLAAAKVRIEQSYTTPIEHHNPMEPHAAIVIWQGADHATVYVTTQGIFFVRQRFASLFGIPKENVRVISHYIGGGFGCKGVPWVYAPLAGLAAKVVGRGVKLVVTRQQMFSLVGHRSATLQKVALGADASGKLTAISHDVVSASSRVDEFVEPAAVQTRMLYACPNTSTSHRLVRLDIPTPTFTRAPGEAVGTFALESAMDELAEALQMDPIALRLRNYAETDPEKKLPWSSKSLRECYRRGAEKFGWPARRPPPRSVRDGRWLVGWGMATATYPANQSDASAVARVRADGTALVQAGSQDIGTGTYTIMTQIAADALTLPMDKVRFELGDTTFPETPNSGGSRTASSVGSAVKMAALAVRRKLAEVAVADPKSPLHGLEVEGLDAADGALYAKGNRARRDPFSDIVTRSGAPEIAVQVDNKEKEDRKRYSTHSFGAQFVEVKVDESLGTVRVSRFVGAFAGGKILNAKTARSQFQGGIVWGIGLALHESTHRDERLGRIVTRDLADYHVPVHADIPPIDVIMVNETDPYVNEIGSKGIGEIGITGVGAAIANAVYHATGRRIRDLPITPDKLL